In the Populus trichocarpa isolate Nisqually-1 chromosome 8, P.trichocarpa_v4.1, whole genome shotgun sequence genome, GATGAATAATATGAACTACCGGAGCATATATGCATGGGCCGTGATAGTCGGGATTATTTATATGTGTCCATTGGCATGCAGACAAGAGCATTGGGATAGACAAGAGCTGTATACTTATGTTAGGTTATCCATCACTCAATTTTCCATCTCCATGCAAGTTGTCTCCTCCACTTCTCTCAAATCATTCTCTAGGGTTTGAGCAAAACTCCATCTCCAAGAAGCCAAAAAACTATATATCACCGGTCCATCACATTTTGCACCCTTTGGAGCTACATGGGCATGGACAATATACGAGACTTAGTCAGATAAATGGTGGAATTTTTATCATTGGGAATCAAATCATGTTACAGTTTCAGTGTCATTGCTGGATTTCTAGGGCTTTCAAATTAAGGCTGTAGTTGTATTAGATTAGAATCCTATGttgttgaagatgaaattaagaaaatgctGCATGGTTGGGTCCATGTAACATTTATCGCTTAGGCGTTGCTGCTGTCTAGTTCTGTTCGAAGGAATATGCCACTACTCTTTTACCTATAAAGCTTATACTTTGGACATTATGTTCTTGCTTGTTCTTTTTGGTTTTCCTTCGAAGTGAGGGGACATGGCGGTGTCAAGTGTCATGATATATTTAGCATGGGCTTGTCAAGttgcaattttatcaatttattggAGCTGTTACGAATTACGATCGATGCTTGCATCTATATCGATGTTTATTTAAACCATTGAACTTGaatgtaataataaataattttttcatacatttaactgtattttttttcacaccttctcctttaattatatttaactgCGATTGGGTTTCAATCATAcaatttgttaatatatatatatatatattgtataaaTGTCAAgtataatttcataattcaatcaattaattaagaaatatctGTAACGAGTGAGATCATGATACTCATGAAGTTCAAGGGATGGAAGACCCGTCTGAAAAACATATGATAGTGATCTCCTGTCCCCTTCTTTCTATGTTCTCCAATTTAAAAGTCATTTTCAAATCTcctcagggttttttttttccatgattcCATCTTTAATTCTTCTGTTTATCCTCTAATTCTTCTGTATATCCTCTCTTGAATAAGAACAAcagcaacaataataataaatataagttttttttggcCCAAAGGGTCAAATCTCCTAAACGAGGCACTAAAAGATGGCTACCTCTGTTTCAACGTTTAATGGAATGCCCACTACTTTATCCAAGTTTTATCCTGATTTTGAGAGGTTCACGAACTCAGATGAAGGGTATTTATTATACATTCCTTTTCACCGACAATTCTCAGAGTGACCAAAACATCCTCGGCAGTGCAAAGTTGAATGCCTGATTTTGACAGACTTATCCTTCACACCCAAATTCTGAAGATTATCTCACCTCATTAGCGAAGAGCAACACAGATAGACTTCACCCAAACTGTGTTCAATTCTTATTTCAACACTCATGGGCCACTCCGAACTGACTGGTCTACAAGTGACCATGTCATTTTCTTGGTGGCTTCTTGTCAACTCGGGTTGTTCTGATATTTTTCAGAGATTGCAGATCGCATGATCAGGGGGCAACAAAGTGGCCATAAACAAGTGTTTAATTTGCACCACCAACAATACACGACACGTTAATTTTGAAAAGGGGAAATATGGGGAGGCAACGATCCTGATCTTACATGTTCTCTTTTTGGGCCATTTGGGGGGCTCTGTTTGTCTTGCTCTATATGGTATTGGCTTTTTCTCATGAAATTGGAAACATTAATAGATTTTATCCAGATATCCATGGCCTACATCATGGAGCAACTTCACTAGCTCTATCATTCTTTTGGAAATTTACGACCTTATAGCTGTTCTCCCCCGCTTTTTCGTAGCATTAGATTGCCTCTTTCCGTCTACTTTAGGTTTTCCTTCTCCTTCCCTGTAGCAGGGAAGGTCCCTGGCCCTCTTACAAACTATGGGCTTCTCTcgaaaaatatttctaaatataagCCTGCCTCTTGGGCCTTGACCATGAGATAAATGGGCAGAGGTAAGACGTGAGTTGTGGGCATGGGTAAGCCATGTAAACTCAGTTCATCACGATAGACTTCTTTCCTTCATAGTAGCTATATTATCgtaagattttgtttaatttttttaagctattGAATTGGaatgattatttaatataatattaaaattttattggctAAATAGTtatgagttcaaatctcaccaactttattttatttaataaaaattaagcacaatacAATATTTATTTGGATTAGATTTTAATAGTAAATTCCCAAGTTAAACTaccaaaacaatttgttttgtcaggccaaaaaccttttttttaataatattaattaaagagtATTGTTGTAACAGTTCTCATAAAACAATATCTTTCTAGACTTATCACTTATCAAAGACAAACCTTTTGAGcgggtttaaaaaatattagaagaatTTTACTACTTGCTACCTTAATTTTGCGTTCTAGTTATGAAGAAAATCCTTGTTAACCATCATAGCAATATAATATCATACTGCAAAAGGTAAAACTGATAAATAGAGAAAACATCCAAGGCAAAAAAGGACATGCAGATTTCTGAAAGGCCTTCGGTTTATACTCTGTTATTCTTCAGCAAGACAAAACTGAGTGGTGATCATCGGTGAGTACACATAAACCGAGGGACTTGTTAGGGCAAATCGACAGTTTTCAAATACACGTAACTGTGCTGATTAGATTAATGTAACGAAGTGTTGAAAACAAGAATATTTTGTCCTTACGCCTTAAAGTTCCTGAAGGCCGCAGTGGAAGAGGTGAACCTGCAATTTCATGGCGCCAGCCCTTTGAGTATTTCAATGCCTGTCTACTCTTCAATACTTTTTGTATACTTGCTCCTTTTAAAATGTTTGCTTCGTGAAACCCGATGCCTGTCTGGTGATgacattcatatatatatatatatatatatatatataggtacaTCCCCTATGACATCATCAATAGATGtgatattattagaaaaacttATTTGCCAGAAAAACTTATTTGCCACGGATATATGTTAGAGAGTGTTTGTAAtggtaataaataataaatgttatttttaaaaatattttttgtttaaaaatatattaaaataataatattttattttttttaaattatttttaacataagtatattaaaataatttaaaaatatttaaaaatatttatttaaagcaaataaaaaaatttaatttttttttaaaatactttgaaaacataaaaacaaatatgttgtTATATGCTTGAAATTCGAGTAACTAAGTTTGGATGAAGAACACGGctagtgattttttaaatttcataattaattttgatttttaatattaagttgtaatttttttttataaatttgatataaaaaatattaaaatatccaaaataacatCAACTTTATGTTTTTCCAACTGAAAATAACTTCGAACTCCACTGTAAaacataaatatgataaaaatgcatAAGAGTATCTTAATCGTTCTATAGATCCTGCAATTTTATACTGTTTTCACCCGCAATACCTgggaattaattaatgaatatcCGTGAGCTCAAATGTCAGGCTTTTTCCTATCATCAAATCATGGAAATGATTGCCCCCTTGATGATtattatattagtttaatatactgtgaaaatgattgaaaaatattttttttatttagaaaatattaaaataatatttttattttttaaaatttatttttatatcattatatcaaaataatctaaaaatattaaaaattaaattaaattaaaatataaaattaaattaaatatttataaaaacacttaCCAACCACCACGAAAATAAACTCGCTGACAACTACACACTAACCACAGCACTGATGCCACGAATTTTTGGTGTAATAGAATGAAGGTCAACGTTAAAAATTGAGACAGTTAAACCAACTCTTTCCATTTTCTGTTGAATTCGTTTCCCGCTGACACGTACCTACCACATTGAAGGAACGCTTTCAAATCGCGCCAGAGCTCATCCAAATCCGTCCAACCACCTATAGACAGAGACAGTAACCCTTCCTTAAATTGCCAGCTTCCATACATATACAATTACCCCTTCAAGAAACCTAAAACCATATCCTCCTCTTTATATAAGCCAAGAAATTGTGTTTTGTTGATAAGTAATTAATGGGTTCTGTTTCTTCATCAACTGTGATGGCAGAAAAGATTTCTTGGTATTGTGCTTTGTTGATGGCGCTAATGCTGGTTTTGAGCTGCTGTGAAGTGAGTGAAAGTGAATTGGCTGCTGTTGGGCATCCGAGGGTTTTTGAGGACAAGCCATGCGATGAGATATATGTGGTCCGAGAAGGTGAGACTTTGCATACTATTAGTGAAAAATGTCGGGATCCTTATATTGTTGAAGAAAATCCACACATTCATGACCCAGATGATGTTTTCCCTGGCCTGGTCATCAAGATTACCCCTTTCAACGATAGGTAAACTCTAGTCTATTTTTCGTCTCTAATGagatatatgtatatgtatatcgtTCGTATTGTTTGTGAATGTTTACGTTCATGGAACCTCTGCATAGATACAAGTGAAAATCATGGAGGGAGCTGTGTATATATATCTCTTCACCTTGGACACTTAGTGGTGATCCAGCTTGTAATCATGAAATCAATGAAAGAAAACTTTTACGGTATCAATATCTAGAGTTGATAAAATCAATCATGTGATCTGAATTGATATGATAGACAAATATTTGCGACAGGGTCTTGCTATTTCACAAGAAATAGATCACTAGAttgtggaaaaaaaagttatttcaaGGGTTGTGATGTTGGTATTAATAAAAGAAGACGACTAAGAAtaatgaataaaactaaaactattTCGGTGTTATTTATTATCtcatcctttttccttttttaataccaacaataaaatcttttacatgtttttttttccggatttttgttattagaaaaatacAATCTCATTTACACTGAATAATAAATGATGGACGGGGGGTTGTGCAGACCAAAACTGGAAATATAGACAGGGGTTGATCTGGAGAAATTTAATGTGGAAGGGGTGATTTGGCTGAATCCAGATCGGAGAAGAGCATCCGCCTATTGATTATGCTCATAGGCATgctcgattttattttttatttatttgtttattttttttaaaaaaaaaaagagctttctGAAGATCCTAGCAAAGAAAAGGTCATGGATAAGTTGAAgaaaactgattaaaaaaataactcaggaACAAGGAATAGCCCAACAAAGAGAAGACTATGATGTTGGCTCCCTATAAATCACCCGTTCGAATCCTACAAACCTCAAGGTCATTGAaaacttatatgatcgttaacttcagagcttgtggaattagtcgaggtacgtgcaAGCTAACCCGAACATCcacggtaataaaaaaaaaaaaaaggaccatgATGATGGTGGGTTATGGCGAGATGTATGATTATATTCAAGTTTGCGGCTATTTATTTTCTGAGCCTTTCTGTGTTCATGCGCTCTCGTGATAGTTGTTTTCTTCGAGTATGATTTGGGTCTATATAATAAACCATGTCTACTGAAGTTCAGGAAGAGAAGATGGAGGAAACAAGCTAGCAGAAATTGTTCCGAGAAGAAATGGTCCGTCAATCAACAACAAGAACATAAATAGAATCACTGCTTAACAGAAATCAATCGTATGGTTTGTCCTGAACTAAAGACTAGCTCTGAAACAAGTAAAAAAGCACAAGTCTATCTAGAACAGCCAGGATTCTCATTGCCTGTTATCCAATATAAACATGTAATACCTGCATTGGAGGCGGCTACAGATTGAAATACACTGCTACAAATCGCTGCCTTCAATGAATCTCAAATCTCACCAGTTCCAAGAGGCTGCCTTGATGCATCACCAGAGGCCCATGCATGATAGTCCTTCACAAGCTGCCAGTTTGTTCAAGCATTAATGTCACGAATAAAAGTAACCATTCCCGACCAACAAATACAAGTCTACGGATGGTGTGATGGGGATGAATCAATCCTATATGATGGTGGCAAGATGTACAGGCAGAGGAATCAAATTAGTAAATCTAGGTTATGGAAGCatttttacattgttttaaaattcGAATCATCAAATTGGACTTCATTTACTACTTGATGAACAAGATTATTATCACATAACAGGGAATTTTGTGGAATTCTGAAAAAGCTCCCGTGCTGTGCTGTTAGTATACGTTGCTGGGACTTTTTCTTTCATCGAATTCCCCAATTTTATTGATGGATGTCTATTTTGATTGCCATGtagaataaaatgaaatcaatttCCATGGTGCTGAGGCAAGTGGAATTCAACCTGGACCAAGAACCTCAAGACTCGTCCAAATAGTGAACACGCAGGGGTTTAACCAAAATGAGGTGCTAGGAGATCATATGCCAGCTTTGCAACTGGCAGGTAGCCTACTTCATTCTTCATGAGCTAATTTAATTGAGATTTCCTCAAACCTGTGCCATAAAGCGGGGAAGTATCTGCCCAAGTATTTGCTTAAGGATTTGGGCACCAGTCGATTCTATTGCTTCAGCTGGAATTGCTCTAAATGCAAAAGGAATATCGATGCTAACCTGGAATGAAATACAAATgagtttaaaattgatattttcgtGCACATATGACCATCTACAATAATGAAATCATTATAGAACACAGCACTACATGCAAAGAACACTTTGCCAAGTACCTCAATGACTGCATCTGAAGTAAGCTGTTGTATTGTTGAGTTGCTTTGGTTGCTATCACAAGAAATTTGGTTGACCATGTAAGCTGCATTTCCACACCAAATCAGTGTCAAAGCATTCCTGAAAAAAGcatgtataataataaatttagaaatttaactGCTAACACTCATGCATGCTATTTTTTCAGAAGAAAACGGTCACCCTTTGTATCATACAGAACACAGTTCAGCCAAAATGATTACGTACAATAAAACCAAGGTCCCGGACAATTATTTTTGTCATGTACACCATTCAAGGTTTGCAGAGAGATGCTATTTTCTCCATGACAGATGAATTATTAAAGTGCCCCTAACTTCATCAGCTAAGCAGCAGAGGTTGATGTTAAAGACCTGGTGTAGCTGTTACGTTGATACCTTACCGGCATTAACTGTCCAGGAGCCAATCACACATGCAAGTAGCGGAGTGATGTCTAACTCAAAGATGTAAGTAATCATATTGCCCAGAATAACAAgagttcatattttttcaaaggGGTTAACTATATGAAAACAATCTTTGCATATTAATATGGAATTGACATGGTacaaattatttgaaaacataGCCATGGACAAAatgtttccaaaaaataaataacagaaaCCAATTTCTAGGAG is a window encoding:
- the LOC18101343 gene encoding uncharacterized protein LOC18101343; its protein translation is MGSVSSSTVMAEKISWYCALLMALMLVLSCCEVSESELAAVGHPRVFEDKPCDEIYVVREGETLHTISEKCRDPYIVEENPHIHDPDDVFPGLVIKITPFNDR